TAAGAATTTGACGGCATACGCCCAAGCCAAAGCCAATATTTTTAAACATCAAACTAAAAATGATTTTTTGATCTTGAATAAAAAAAATCCTTGGACCAAATTCTTCTTAAAACAATCCGCCAGTTGGCGGACCAAAAGCAAAATCATTTACTCCAGCATTGTTAAACCTCCAGGGTTTAACAAATCTTTTGTTCAACACTTAGTGTTGAACATGGGAGAACATAATTTGCAAAATCTTGTGATCGCAGCTCTGGCCGCTAACTTAGCTGGCGTGGATTGGAACTTGATAAAAAAAGCCGTAAAAACCCTGCCTCAAATAAAATTTAGGCAAGAAATTATCTATCAAAAAGATGGCTTGACGATTGTAAACGACACCACCGCCACCTCGCCCGATGCCACCATCGCCGCTTTAAACAGATTCGCCTATCGAGGTTCAACCTCGATAGTATTGATAACCGGCGGCACTAGTAAAAATTTAGAATTTAATCCGCCAGTTGGCGGATGGGCTCGCGCTGTTAAAAAACACATAAAACCAGCCAATCTTTTCCTTTTAGATGGTTCGGCTACTAAAAAAATGTTGGACTCGCTTGGCGAAAAATATTTTAAAAAATCTAGACCCCAGCTCTATCTAGATTTTAATATTCTTTTGACTTCGGCCTTAAAACATGCGAAATTAATAAAAGGTAAAAAGGTATTACTGTTTTCACCCTCGGCCGCTTCGTTTGAAAAATTCAAAAACGAATTCGACCGTGGAGAGCGGTTCAACCAGTTCTTTAAAGAAAGGAGTTAAATGTGGATATTCTGGAACAAGCCTATTTTATTGCCGTACCAAATTCAAAACCTCTGCCTCCTGATACATCGCCAACAAAACTTGCCGAGCTGGCTATCGAAAGTCTAGCGGGTTCAAGAGTACATCCCATCGGTATGATCGCAGAGTGTCGACAAAGAATTCTGGATGACCCTAAAGTCAACCCAGAAATACGGGATCTTGCAGATGAAATGCTCCGATAAACCGGAACCACCGCCGAAGGCGGTGGTTTTTTAATACGAAAACGAATCTACCAATAACCCGTTAGAATCATACAAATATAAAGTATCGTCTAAATCGTCTAAAATTTCGTGATTACGGCCCAAATAAACTTTCCATTTGCCCAAATAAAAACTAGCTCGATTTTTAGACCTATCTACGCAGGCTTGATAGTTATAATTCTTAGTAATAAATTCCCGGCACGAAGGTTCGTTAATAAAACTAAAATATTCTAACTTTGGCTCCCTACAAGAATTTAGGCCTTCCAGATATCTTCGGCAAGAAATACTGTAACTATTGTAATCCGACGGGCTGGGCAAATTACACCTGCCCCCGCCAGATAAAGAATCATAACTTTCAAAGGCGCTCGCCATATAGCCATCGCAAGAATTCTCCTGAAAATTTACGCCCAACGGGCTTCTCTTGCCCACATAAATATCGGCAATGTTTCCCTTATTTAAAACAATGTTATCTGTGGCGTTTAGATCTCGGGCGTTAAACACCCTTGAAGCTTTCGGAATTTCAAACGAATTGTTAAAACGTTTTGTTTTTAAAAACCACCCCGTAATATTAACCCCTAAATCGCTAGCCCGATTAACTATAGATATTTTTTCGTAGTGAGGCTTGCCGGCAGAGCCTCTATAATTAACGTTGTTAATTTTAATTTTTCCAAAATAGTTAGAAACATTCACCAAAAAAGTCCTAGCGGCGGCGGTATTATCAAATTCACCTTTAGAGTTTTTAGCCCGCGCCAAAAGCGTATAGGTTTTTTTACCGGAGGGCAGATTATAAGAAACTTTGCCGTTAACCGCCCGCCAACCCGTATCGTAGCCAATAAGCCACACCTCAAAACGAGTGGTTTTTTCAAATGGCAAAACCTGCCAGCCATCTAAAACAAAATCAACTTTAGTATTTTGGATAACGCCATTTTGTTCTGGTCCGCCTAAAATAACGGTTTCCATCGGGCTAAAAAATATGCCCGTTTTTACAGATTGCAATTGATTTTGCCGAGTTTGCGGTAAAAATACCGAAACCTTGCTTCTTACTCTTTTTTTAATATCGCTGACCTTGCCGGCTTCGGCTGGTATGCCCACAGCCAAAACCAAAAGACAAACCACGAGCAAAATAACTCGCTTGTTAAAAATTTTACTTGCCCTTCGTAGCCTTGCCGCGCCCTTGCGAAGCCTTGTGCGAAGGAGGGGCGTAGGAGGGTTTGATTTTATAAAGTTCGCATTCACACTTTTTATGCCGTGCTGGGCAAACAGCGCGACCATAGTTTATTATTCTATAAGTATAACTAAACCATTCGTTTTTAGGAATTATTTGCATTAAGTCTTTTTCTATTTTGACTGGATTGGATTCCTTTGTGAATCCAAGTTTTTGATTTATACGTATCATATGCGTATCCACAGCTATACCATCAACAACATTGTAGGCATTCCCCAAAACCACGTTAGCGGTTTTTCGGGCTACCCCGGGCAAGGTGAGAATTTCTAGCATTGTATTTGGAACTTTGCCACCAAATTTAGATTCAACAAGCTTAACCGCGCCAAGTATATTTTTAGTTTTGGCGCGATAAAAACCGCACGAATGAATTAGTTTTTCTAGTTGCGTTTGAGTTAGTTTGGAAAAATCCTTAGTGGTTTTATATTTCTTAAATATATTTTCTGTAACTTGGTTTACTTTTTTATCTGTGCATTGCGCCGAAAGAATAACTGCCACCAAAAGTTGAACAGGATTTTCAAAATTTAAGGCAATTTTAGCTTCGGGAAATTTATTCTTTAAAAATTTTATAACCTTAAGCGCCCGTTTTTTCTTTTCTAAAAGCGATTCGGTTTTTGTAAAATCTTGTGCAAATTGTCTAAAACTCATATAGATACTATAGCAAAATTTAAAGTGGATAACCCGTCTTGCTTTGGTATATTACAGGACTATAATAAAAGTGAACTTGGTGGTTGGTTCCGATGAAAAGTCGGAATACAGGATTTTAAAAGTTTTAGCTCAAAATTATTTGTTCAAGGGATTCCTAAATTGCGACTGCGTGCTGATTCGTTCGGGCGTTGATCGTTGCGGAAACCCACCTATTAATTAGGCTGAACACACTTTTAAAATCCCGACCAAGTTCATTAAAAAACCCGAGATTTTATTCTCGGATTTTTTAATTTATCCCAACTTTATAAACCTAAAACTTTTGACACCTGTTTTATAAGCCCCACCGCCACAGTTGCTGGCAATAAACTGTAAGATTTTTCTCCAGCATCATCTTTAATTGTCCACGTTTCTTGGATTGTCTTTACTTTATTTGAAGATTTATCCAGTTCGTAACGATAACATGGTGTAATTTCATAATCATCTACAAACTTTTTAGCTGAATCAACTGGCACAGAATTTCGTAAATAAATTTTAGTAATGCCATTTAATCCCACCAGAGTTTTCATAACTTTATCGTCAACTTCTATTCGGTCTCTAATTGCTTCAATGCCTAAACTATCACCCTCCTTAGGCACCATTCTGCCTCCATTACAACCGACGTCATCACAAATTAAATAAAATTGTTTTGTTTTTTCGTCATAACCAACTTCTTTTGTAGCAAGAACCCTAATATTGCGGGGCGTCTGGCACTTAGAGCAAATTACTCTAAATTTTATGCGCTCGTCCATCACAGACTCTGGAACGTTTATAAACACAAAAAAATCGGGGTCGTCGCGATAGCCCATCAAGGCTCTAAAATAAAGAGAATAGGAAATTTGATCTAAATCGCGAGGGAAACCATCTATAAAGATGGCTTTGCCTTTTAGCATACTAATTTGACGCTCTACTAAAGCCAGAATAACTTCTGTAGGCAAAAGCGATTTAGTATCGCGGCCTAAAATAATTTCCAATGCCTTTTCCACTGTAATCGGCCCTCTATAACGTCTCTTTAAAAATTCAATAAGTTCTTTCTTTTTAGTTTTATCGCCCAATTCTTTGTGAACACTGCGCACAATATCGCCTATAGAAATATGGGCAACTTTGTCGCTGCCAACCGCTTCCATAAAAAGTTTAGTATAAGTGCCTTTACCAGAATTCTTTTTGCCTAGTAAAAAACCTACGAAGGTATTCTTCTTTAAATATTTTTGTATTTTTTTAATATCTTCGCCAGCTTTTAACTTAAAATATTTTTGGCGATCGGCTGGGTCCTCTAGCTTAAAAACTTGCTTAACACCACTGACTTTTGTTTTAAAAATCGGGAAAGAAGAATTATTCATTGTTTGTTTTTATATTAACGATTTCGTAGTATATCAGATTTTAAGAAAAAACAAAGTCCCGCTAGTGAATTTCCGATATGCATTTGTTAAAATAAACCACTTGTCCACTTTTCAGGCGATCACATTAAAAGTGGATTTATTAAACTTTATTAAACACCAAGTGTTCAATAAAAAATAAAAACCCGTAGTGACCGCCTTGGGCGAGTCTACTACGGGGTGAAACCCTGCTAGCGAATTCCCGATTTTTCCGGCTTTCGTTAAAAAGCCTTTCGGAAATTCTGCTACGGGGAGCCCCCGACTTTCGCCGGGAGCTACATCAAGGTCAAACCTTGATAACTATATCTTTTTTTGACCAATCATTTCCGCAACTTCCTCAATCGGATTCTTGTGCTGGTGAACTTCCTGCGGAATCTGCTGAACCTTGTATTTCTCCTTGAGATTGCAGGCTCCTTGTTCAGTCATCCACTTCAGCCACATAGCAACGCCGTTCTCCGTCGGTTCGTTCCGATACTTCGCGTTGGAGATCAACTCGTCCAGCCGAGCGAGATTATTCGGTGTACCGGCCTCTGCGAGTTCGGGGAACCACCTCAAAAGCCAAGGTTTGCATTCGTCGTTTGCTCTTGGAAACTGGTGAGCGAACAGGTTGTCGCCGGTCATGAAGTTCAGAATGTCGTACACGCCATCGGTGTGCCGAGTGGAAACGACACGTCCCGTGATAATGCTCAATACATCACTAACATGAAACTCTCTCTCTCTTTCCTTTTTTGCCATCATGATATTTCCTCCTTTGATTGGGATTGCGGACGATTTGTCCGAGGGTTAGATCTTCCTGAAAAAAGCTCCGGAAAAAGTTGCGCCGGGAGTGCCTACTTCTGCACTATAGAGAGAACTTTCACCAACAGAACTCCCTTCAGAATCCACAACCTTGACCCACTGGTGGTGGCCTACGGAATTCCCGATATTCTTCGGGCATGGATCGTCGTGCTCTATCATTTCATCGGGCCACGGATCTTGGCCAGACTTGTAAAATTCATCTGCTCCGCATTCGCAGTGTAACGGAGGAACTGGTATGACCTCCGAAACCCGAAAAGGTCCTTCGCTATACTCTTCAATCCGCTTGCCTTCCCTCCACGCAACTGAATTCCCGACAGAAAAACTTTCCTTTTTTTCTTTTTTTGCGGTTTTCATTTTACCCCTCCTGTTTAATGAATCTTACAAGGTTGAACCCAACCAGCAGGGAAATCCAGACACTGATCACCACGCTCCAACCATACTGCCTGACCCACCACTCCCACACTGGCATAGTCATCCTTTTCACTTTAACCCCCTCCATTAGTGAGTTTAAAAACAAGTTTTTGAAGAACAAATTATGCCGAAATGATACCATATCACAATGATAAAAGTCAATAGCGAGTAAATAACCCAAATAAACCCATATTTTAAGCCATATTTTCCTATGAGTTTTTAACGAGTAGCTGAAAATATGTGCCCCGTAGTGATGCAAAGCCGAGCTCGGCGAAGCATCTACTACTGGGGCCATTTTTTCACATTTTCATACGCCGTACTCCGAGCATACGATCGTATGCTCGGTGTACGTTATTTAAATTTAAAATGCTAACTAAAATGAGATCAAAATTAACGATACACCACATCACCCAATTGGTCGTTCCTAAAAACTTTAACTCCAAACTTATTTAACCTATCCAACACTAACGGCGTGGGGTGACCATACGAATTTTTACCAACTTGTATAATAGCTTCTTCGGGTTTGGTAATTTTTAATAAAGCTTCCGATGTAGAAGTTTTAGAACCATGATGCCCTATCTTTAGGACGTCTACATCTGAAACTATATTTGACTTGATTAATTCTTTTTCTAAAACTTCATCCATATCGCCTGTTAACAAAAACTTTTTGTGGCCCAAGTTTAATTCACTAACAATCATAGATTCATGTATGCCTTTAAAATTTACACCGAGAGTCTCTTTGACCGGCGCCAAAATGTGCAAAATCAGATTTTGCACATTTTTGTCCAACACCTGGTGTTGGACAAAGCTTACTGTATCGCCAGCTTGGGCTAAATATATTTTAGAACCTTCCAGTTTTAAGACTGCCAAAAAATCAGCGTAAACCTTACTTTCATAATTAGCGCCCGCCAACATAAAATTTTTAACATTATAATCTTTTAAAATAGATACTAAACCACGCAAGTGATCGGCGTGGGGGTGGGACAAAATAACAAGTTCTATGTCTTTGTCGTAAAAAGGCATATAGCGCGAAATCTTGGCCGAAACACCGGCCGACGGCCCGCCATCTATTAAAATTTGAATATCACTTGGTAAAACTATTAACTGGCTATCGCCCTGGCCCACATCTAAAAAAATAACTTGAGCTTTTTGATTTTCTTTTTCCAAAACAAACCAAAAAATTAAAACTGTAAGAAAAATTAATATGCCTAAAACAAAACTTTTAGTTAAGTGGATCATTATAGCCGTGATTTTCTAAATACTTCCAAAACAAATAAAGAAAGGGATAAAAAATTAAAATGGCTAAGCCCGATTTTCCCATATTAACACTCGCCCAAGAAAACGAAGCAAAAAATTCTACAATCTTTATATTTACTTTTAAAATAAGCCAAACCGGCCATAAAAATATTTGCGCTAAATAGCTAGACCAAAAAACTGTTACAAATCCTAAACCTAAAAACATTATAGGGTTAAGCAGGGGCACCACAAAAATATTGGCTATGGGGCTTATAACCGAAAGTGTACCAAAGTTATATAAAATAATAGGCCAAGTGGTTGTTTGCGCTGCCATAGAAAGCACAACAAGTTCGCGCGCTGGTTTTGTGGGGACCCAAAATAAAACCCTTGCCCAAAAATTTTTAAAATAAATTATGCCAATAACCGCCAAAAAAGAAAGCTGAAACCCAATACTAAAAACTAAAAGCTTGGGGTTTAACGCCACCATAAAAAATGCGGCCAACATTATGGGCCGCCAAGCCTGCACCAACCTGCCCTTATTTTTGGCCCAAAGTAAAAGTATACCCATAATACCCGCCCGCACTGCCGAAGCTGGCGCACCCACTAAAAATATAAACATAATTACGGCAATAACTGCCACATAAAAAGCTTGCTTGCGCCACAAACCTAACCAAAGCCCAAAACTCATTAGCATTAAGGCAATTATAGAAATATTCATTCCGGAAATCGCTAAAACATGCCGCGTACCGGTTATGTTAAAGTCTTCTTTAATTTTTTGAGCCACATCTTTTTCGTAGCCAAAAACCATAGCGTTAAAAAGTGAGGCTTCGTTTTGGGGCAAAATAGATTTGGTGCGTTTGACTAAATATTCACGCGAGGTGTGCCAAAAAGTTTTTTCTTCTTTGGAAAAATCCTCATGGTAAGTCCCTGCCCGAAAAAAACCCAGAGCGCAAGAAAGTAAAAGAATGAAAAATAAAAACGATCTACCGGACCCGCCCCAAATTTCAAAAATAGAAAAAATTACAGCTATTAAAATTAAAATAAAAAAGAGCCAAAAAGAAAAACCGACAATTGATTGAAATAGCACGCCCATTAAAAACCCAAAACACATTCCAATTAATGCCCTTGATGATTTCATTACTTTAAAGTATACTCGCAAAAGCTATATCAAGTTAAATTTCTAAATCCCAATTTCTAATTTCTAAACAAATCTCAATGTCTAAATTCCAAACTGTTTAATTGTTGCTTATAATTTAGAATTTGTTTAGGATTTAGTGCTTAGGATTTGATTGGTTATTAGTAATTAGAAATTAGTCATTTTTTACCAAAATATGCTATCAATGAATGATCTAAGGCCCGGTGTTTTGATAGATTTGGAGGGCGAACCCTACCAAGTTTTGGAGTCTAACTTTAATAAAGTAGCTCAACGTAGGCCAGTTATGCAAACCAAAATCCGTAATGTAATTACGGGCAAGGTTCGCGCCGAAACTTTCCAACAGTCCGACAGTATCAAAGAAGCCGAAATTGAGCGCTTAAAATCTAAATTTACTTACCGCACCAAAAATGAATTCTTTTTTCAAACCGAGGACGCAGGAAAAATGGGATTCACCGAAGAAATTTTAGGCGACAAAATAAATTACTTAAAAAAAGATACGCCGGTGGATATTTTTGTATTTAAAGGTAAGCCAATTTCTTTGGAACTACCCATTAAAGTTATTTTAGAAGTTAAAGATGCTCCGCCAGCCACCCGAGGCGACACGGTGCAAGGCGCGCTAAAAGACGCCGTTTTAGAAACCGGCGCCGAAATAAAAGTTCCGTTGTTTATTGAAGCTGGAGAAAAAATAGAGGTAGATACTAGAACCGGCACTTACGTTCGTCGAGCCCAAGAAGCGTAGCACAAAAATTTATATAAAATATGCGAAGTCCGCCGTAGCATTGCTAAGGGCGGACTTTTGAATATCGATCAAGAGTTAAAACTTTATATTGTATATAAGTTTATAAAGAGATGCGGAGGCGGAAAAACTAAAAACCATTTTTTGAAGCCATAGCCAAAGCAATTAAAAGAGAAAGCACTAACCCCACCATAAAGCCAATTAATAAGCCAGTAAGCATTTTATTGTTTTCCAGAAAAAAACTTTGTAATTTCCTCCCAATTTGCAGACGAAATTACGGCGATTGTTCCGCCTAGAAAAAGACCTGCCAAAAAACCAATTATTAGACCTATAACCATAACATCTTAAATAAATACTAAACCCTAAGCACTAAATCCTAAACAAATTCTAAATCACAAGTGAAAATTATAAAATTTGGGATTTAGACGTTGGGATTTGTTTAGAAATTAGAATTTAGAGCTTATAATTTTTAGTATTCCATACCTTTTCGAGCTGAAACCCCCTTATTAAAAGGATGTTTTATTTCTTTAACTTCCGAAACCAAGTCTGCTAAATCTATAAGCTTAGCGTGAGCATCGCGCCCTGTAACCATAATATTAACAATTCCACGGTATTTTTTCAAAAAAGAAAACACCGGGCTTATTTTTAGCAAGCTTAATTTTATAGCTACGTTAATTTCGTCTAAAACCACCAACTGATATTTTTTAGATTCTATAGCTTTTTTGGCTATAGCCCAAGTTTCTTCGGCAGCCTTAATGTGTACCGAGCGCGGATAAGGGTCGCCTAAAATTCCAACAAAACCTTTTCCGCCTTTTATAATCTGGAAAGTAGAAGGTGGAATATTGAAGGTGGTTGATAATTTATCTTCTCCAGAAACCCAAGGTCCTTTTATAAACTGATACATTATGGCTCGGCCACCCTCGCCCACCACACGCAAAGCCTGTCCGAGAGCGCTAGTAGTCTTACCCTTACCGTTTCCTGTTACAACAATTAGCATGCCAAATTTATCTAAGAGCGAAGCGATTAGTTATTAAATTTGAGCACCCAGCTACCTTTTTACCTTAAAAAGGTAGCTGGGTAAGGTTTTGTTACCACTCGGTAACCCGAGCGGTGTTTTTATTCGCTAGTTTTGATTTTTGCTTGCCCCTCGTAGCTTTACCTTGTCCTTCCGAAGCCTTGCGCGAAGGAGGAGCGAAGTGGGGAGATTTTATTTTTGATTTTCTAAGAGCACCCCCCATTGGCCTCCCCGCACTGCCGGCAGGTTAAACAAGTGCCCGTGCGAATCATCATGCCGCCACAAAGCTTGCAAACTGTACCGGCATAAATTACACCAACCGATTTTTTTACGGCTATAGGTTCGCTTGCTAGTTTTGCTTGCCCCGAGCCATGTCGAGGGACCTCCACCACCACCGTTTCTTTACTAGCTAAACTTTCCATAATTAAACTGTTCCCTTCTGTGGGTGTTCCGATTTTCGGTAAATGAGTTTCTATTCTATTGGTCGAATCCAAACCAAATTCAGCTAAATCATCGGCCGGTAAAAATCTCAAAGCCAAATATTTAAAAATATAATCGGTGATGGAACTAGCTACTGGAATATTTTGGTTTTCGGTAAAACCCATCGGTTCGTAACGCCCGTGTATAAACTGATGACACAATTTTTTTAAGGGCACGCCGTGTTGCAAGGCCATAGAAACAGAAATGGCAAATGTATCTAATAAACCGGCCAAGGTTGAACCTTGCTTGGCAATACGAATAAATATTTCGGCTAAAGTACTGTCATCGTAAATACTGTGCGTTAAAAAACCTTGATGCCCCGCGATAGTAAATTTATGCGTTTCCGAACTGCGAATGGATGGCAGCTTCCGCTGTTGGGGCGCAATATTTAAAGTTAATTGGGCTTTGGTTTCTCCGCCAGCTGGCAGACTTTTTGTTTTTTTGGTAGATAAAGGTTGCGCGGCTTTGCAACCATCGCGATACACTGCAAAAGCTTTTAAGCCCAGTTTCCAACCCATCATATAGGCGTCTTGAATTTCTTCTACGGTAGTTTCTTCAGACATATTGAAAGTTTTAGAAATTGCGCCAGAAATAAATGGCTGAACCGCCGCTACCATTTTAACGTGACCCTGCCAATGGATGGATCTGGTACCGGCTTGTGGCCTAACCGCGCAATCAAAAATAGCTAAATGTTCTTCTTTAAAACTTGGCGCGCCTTCCACCACGCCCCTATCTTCTATATATTTCATTATTTCTTTACTTTGATTTAAAGAATAGCCAAGTTTTTTTAAGGCGAAAGGAATGGTATCGGCCACAAATTTCATATAACCGCCGCCCACCAGCTGTTTATAAACCAAAGGCGCAAACAGAGGCTCCACACCCGTGCAAGCGCAATCCATCATTAAAGCAATCGTGCCGGTGGGCGCAATAACTGTAACTTGAGAATTTCTAACGCCGTATTTTTTGGCTAAATTGTAGGCCTCAACCCAAGTCTCGCCCGCAGATTTTAAAAGTTTTTTATCATCAAGCGCTTTTACACTTATTTCTTTTACTTTATCGCGATGCATACCGATAACTTTTAACTGCGGTTCTTTGTTTACCTCATAGCCATTATGCGCGCCTATTTTTGAAGCTATAACCGCAGATAGCTTGTAAGCTTCACCGCTCATAAGCGCGGTGATGGCACCCGCCCAAGCGCGAGCCGCATCGGAATCGTAAGCCAAAGCTTTAGCCATTAAGAGTCCGCCCAAGTTTGTAAAACCTAAACCCAACTCTCTAAAATCGTGGGCGACTTGTTCAATTTTAGGTGTGGGATACGAAGAATGCCCCACAATAATTTCTTGAGCCAAAATCATAATATCCACCGCCTGAACAAAATCCTTCACTTTAAACATTCCATCTTTATCCAAAAAATGAATTAAATTTATAGACGACAAATTACAGGCCGAATTATCTAGGTGCATATACTCACTGCAAGGATTGCAGCCATTGATCGGCCCCGTGTTAGAAGATGTATGCCACCTGTCTATGGTGGTTTTGTAATGCACACCGGGATCGGCACATTCCCAAGCGGCTTGCGATATTTCATGCATAAGTTCGCGGGCTTGGTAGGTATCGGCCACTTTTCCTGTTTTAATAAATTTAGTCTGCCATTCTTTATCTTCCTCTACTGCTTTTAAAAATTCGTCAGAAAGCCGAACAGAGTTGTTAGCATTTTGATATTGAATAGACGCCCAAGCTGGCTCGTTTAAGTTCTGCATATTATAACCGGTAGTAATAAACGCCCGAACTTTTTTTTCTTCCTCGGCTTTACAACGGATAAATTCCATTACATCGGGGTGATCTATATTTAACAAAACCATTTTGGCGGCGCGCCTGGTAGCTCCGCCCGATTTAATCATACCAGCCACCGAATCTGCTCCGCGCATAAACGAAACCGGTCCCGAAGAAAAACCGCCATGAGACAATGGTTCTCGGGAAGATCTTAATGCTGATAAATTTATGCCCGCCCCCGATCCGCCTTTAAAAATTCTGGCTTCGGTGGAAATCCAATCCATAATGGATTCCATATTGTCATCTACGCTTAAAATAAAGCAGGCCGAACATTGCGGTTTTTCTTTTATGCCGACGTTAAACCAAACTGGGCTATTAAAAGCCGCTTTTTGGTAAACCAATAAATGAGTTAATTCATTTTCAAAAGTTTTAGCTTCGTTTTTGGTATTAAAATAGCCGGACTTTTCTCCCCATGCGGTAATATTTTTTACCACGCGGTTTATCATTTGCTTAACCGAAGTTTCACGTTTGTCGCCCGAACCGCGAAAATATTTAGAACCAGCAATGCTAGCCGCGTTATGCGACCAAAATTTGGGAAACTCTAAATTTTTGGCATCCACCAATGTGCCCTGCGGGCCAGATATTTTTATATCCCGCTTCTCCCACTTAAATTCATCGTAGGGATGAACACTGGGTTTAGTAAAATATCGTTTAACCAAAGATATTTTGGAATCACCCTTAATACGATTAACTAGTGAATCACGTTTGACGTGATTGACGCGATTGGCCACAGCAGAATTTCTCATATTTTTTATGAGATTCG
Above is a genomic segment from bacterium containing:
- a CDS encoding vitamin B12-dependent ribonucleotide reductase, whose protein sequence is MRNSAVANRVNHVKRDSLVNRIKGDSKISLVKRYFTKPSVHPYDEFKWEKRDIKISGPQGTLVDAKNLEFPKFWSHNAASIAGSKYFRGSGDKRETSVKQMINRVVKNITAWGEKSGYFNTKNEAKTFENELTHLLVYQKAAFNSPVWFNVGIKEKPQCSACFILSVDDNMESIMDWISTEARIFKGGSGAGINLSALRSSREPLSHGGFSSGPVSFMRGADSVAGMIKSGGATRRAAKMVLLNIDHPDVMEFIRCKAEEEKKVRAFITTGYNMQNLNEPAWASIQYQNANNSVRLSDEFLKAVEEDKEWQTKFIKTGKVADTYQARELMHEISQAAWECADPGVHYKTTIDRWHTSSNTGPINGCNPCSEYMHLDNSACNLSSINLIHFLDKDGMFKVKDFVQAVDIMILAQEIIVGHSSYPTPKIEQVAHDFRELGLGFTNLGGLLMAKALAYDSDAARAWAGAITALMSGEAYKLSAVIASKIGAHNGYEVNKEPQLKVIGMHRDKVKEISVKALDDKKLLKSAGETWVEAYNLAKKYGVRNSQVTVIAPTGTIALMMDCACTGVEPLFAPLVYKQLVGGGYMKFVADTIPFALKKLGYSLNQSKEIMKYIEDRGVVEGAPSFKEEHLAIFDCAVRPQAGTRSIHWQGHVKMVAAVQPFISGAISKTFNMSEETTVEEIQDAYMMGWKLGLKAFAVYRDGCKAAQPLSTKKTKSLPAGGETKAQLTLNIAPQQRKLPSIRSSETHKFTIAGHQGFLTHSIYDDSTLAEIFIRIAKQGSTLAGLLDTFAISVSMALQHGVPLKKLCHQFIHGRYEPMGFTENQNIPVASSITDYIFKYLALRFLPADDLAEFGLDSTNRIETHLPKIGTPTEGNSLIMESLASKETVVVEVPRHGSGQAKLASEPIAVKKSVGVIYAGTVCKLCGGMMIRTGTCLTCRQCGEANGGCS